From the genome of Canis lupus familiaris isolate Mischka breed German Shepherd chromosome 8, alternate assembly UU_Cfam_GSD_1.0, whole genome shotgun sequence, one region includes:
- the LOC119876480 gene encoding translation initiation factor IF-2-like encodes MSFWPKDQFEPKAFKHPAGSEAVAAAYLVRALRGPGRGGLSSSAGQGLPPPPHAWGTEAAGESPSPGRGQSSTREAGPGRAAAERRHSLPRGESGAAGGGRRAARGQLPSQRFPPRRRGRRGRGRRHARAVASVTRRNANDPGGTAPYSAARALSPGAHACALLPQPTYTRVPAPFPLLSFPAPDRQQWAKGLCPRPAPEAARRLGVRENCPSPPRSRLGLGLLPHLPGRGGPCFRPSQLLQALSPSSLPLVWSRKIQTYGDRRPPDLLGGTGLAHLRVLVPKPLPTARSRRGGRWPKRDAAGAPTGLAVVMSKNLGGAFGSLVDGRTLEASRAVAPVPAAAGGQRSRRGSRDGSHAAPHPHLRSQPGRRFSCCTCACGPGRHLLVLSPTQSQSQSHCSPRRTEGDPLRVQEALPRKSNR; translated from the exons ATGTCATTCTGGCCTAAGGATCAGTTTGAACCAAAGGCATTTAAACACCCAGCAGGTAGTGAGGCGGTCGCAGCCGCCTACCTGGTGCGCGCCTTGCGGGGTCCCGGGAGGGGGGGGCTCTCCTCCTCTGCTGGTcagggcctccctcccccaccgcaCGCGTGGGGAACTGAGGCAGCGGGCGAGAGCCCGAGCCCAGGCCGCGGACAGTCGTCGACCCGGGAGGCCGGCCCCGGCCGGGCAGCTGCCGAGCGCAGGCACTCGCTGCCCCGCGGGGAaagcggcgcggcgggcggcgggcggcgggcggcgcgggggcagCTCCCTTCGCAGCGGTTCCCACCGCGCCGCCGaggcaggcgggggcgggggcggcggcacGCCAGGGCGGTGGCCTCCGTCACCCGGAGAAACGCTAACGACCCAGGC GGCACAGCCCCCTACTCAGCCGCGCGTGCGCTGTCGCCAGGGGCACACGCCTGCGCCCTCCTCCCGCAGCCTACCTACACGCGCGTCCCCGCGCCCTTTCCACTCCTTTCCTTTCCCGCCCCAGACAGACAGCAGTGGGCAAAGGGCTTGTGCCCTCGGCCAGCCCCCGAGGCGGCCCGGCGTCTGGGCGTTCGTGAAAACTGTCCCTCTCCACCTCGGTCTCGTCTCGGCCTCGgtctcctgccccacctcccgGGGCGGGGCGGTCCCTGCTTCCGTCCCTCCCAGCTGCTGcaggctctgtctccctcttccctgcccctcgTATGGTCCCGAAAGATACAGACTTACGGAGACAGAAGACCGCCTGATCTACTCGGTGGGACGGGACTAGCACACCTCAGGGTGCTAGTTCCCAAGCCATTGCCCACCGCGCGCTCGCGTCGAGGCGGACGTTGGCCGAAGCGAGATGCCGCGGGGGCCCCCACGGGCCTGGCCGTGGTGATGAGCAAGAACCTCGGAGGCGCCTTCGGGTCTCTGGTCGACGGGAGGACCCTCGAGGCTTCCCGTGCCGTTGCACCTGTCCCTGCAGCCGCGGGGGGGCAGCGTTCCCGCCGAGGGAGCAGGGACGGCTCGCACGCCGCGCCACACCCGCACCTCCGCAGTCAGCCGGGGCGCCGATTCTCCTGCTGCACGTGTGCGTGTGGCCCGGGGAG GCACCTCCTGGTTCTCTCCCCGACCCAGTCCCAGTCCCAGTCCCACTGCTCACCAAGAAGGACTGAAGGGGACCCTCTGCGGGTTCAGGAGGCCCTGCCGCGGAAGTCCAACAGGTGA